The Pectinophora gossypiella chromosome 15, ilPecGoss1.1, whole genome shotgun sequence genome segment TATGTAGAGTGTTCAATAATATGAGCAGCCAGTGGAAACTGTTCCCTATGTCGGACAGCCAACTCCTTCAAACACCGTGTAGCTAAGTAAGAGGAAGACTTGAGTCCATAAGTGACTGTATTTAGCTGTATACATTGAATATTTTCCTTGGGGGTATCCCTCCAAAGGATGTTTTGCAATGATCTATATTTTTGGGCGAGTGATATATTTCTAAACATTGCTTTAATATcagttacaaaaataaattcccCAGTtctaaacaacaataaaatgtcTATCAAATCTTTCTGCACCACAGGGCCATTTAACAATAAATCATTAAGTGATACTTTTTTGTTGCTTTTCATTGAAGCATCAAAAACTACACGACACTTAGTTGTTTTTTTGTCTGGTCTAAGAATTGCGTGATGTGATAGAAAATAAACTGGATCAGAATCAAGATTATATTGACTGATATCTATGAATGTACCATGGCCTTGTTGTACATACTCGTGAATAAATTCAGAGTACAGCTTATGTAGCTCTGGATCCCTTTGAAATCTAGTTTCTAAATTTTGATACCTTTTGAGAGCTAAGTTGAAAGTTTGGCCAAGTGTTTCATTTATTGACTCTAGTGGTAATTTAAGAGGTAATGCAACTTCAAACTTGTTATTTTGTGTATCTAGATTCACAGAATTACAAAACATTTGCTCACAGGTCTCATGCTCCGGGAGTTTTTCTGGAAAAAATTCAGGAACCCTTTCAGATTCCCAAAACGAGGAGAGCGTGTCATTAAGCGACGTGTCACATGTATTGCAAAATAATGATGTTACTTGGCTTGAATGCTGATTAGTTGGGATGGACCCTGCAATCACATATCCAAATTGTGTGTGTAGAACCGGCAGTTGCTGGCTGGCTCCATTCTCTGACAGGCTGCTTACAGTTGTGGAATGCTCAGACGGCAACAGCACCTGGAAAAATATATCAGCACCcaataaaatatgtatcacACTTGGCTCATTGAAGTCATTATCAGCCAGTGTTACATTGGGAGGCAAGACCAAGTTTTCCAATGGTATTTTGACCTGTGGTAGCTTTGAGGTTATGTTTTCAAGGACATGACATGTGACATCTATTTCAAATTTCTTTGTAATTGAATGTAATTGTATATTGACATACTtatttacattgtttattttgttgccTATACCCACCACTGGAGTATTTAAAGTTTTGGgttgtaattgtaataaatcAACCAATTCACTTGTAATGAAGGATGCTTGAGACCCGCTATCAAGTAGCGCCTTCACATGAACTTCTGTTCCATTGCTCGCCATGAGTTTCACTCTAGCTGTAGGCAATAGAACTTGGGTCGCACAGGATTTCATAAATAACGTTACTGGCGACTGAACTGCATCTTTGTGAAGCAATGTGTTGTGCTTTTGTTTGCATACTTCACACTTAAAGAAGTACCTACACTTCTTATTATGATTTCGCAAGCATATTTGACATAAATTATTGTCAGTGACGAATTGTAATCTCTGTTCAGCTGACATCAATTTAAACTTTGGACAAATAAACAATTTGTGTGGCAACTTACATAGTGTGCAGGCAAGTGGCGGCGGTGCTGACTTAACAGTGGCTCCTGCAACGTCCTTCACTGTCACTGTGTGAGCAGCCTTTGAAACGGGGAATTGCACCTGAGTTCTCTCAGCATTTTCAAGTGCAAGGGCTCGACGTTCTAGAAAATCAATCAATGTGCTTACTGAGGGTTTATTATCCTTAATGAGCTGAAATTCCCTATTACAATAAGCATCTAGTTTCCTAGTGAGAATGCATAGGAGTATAGAATCCCAGGACTTTATGTCGTGCTTCAAGTTTTTTAGTGAAGCAAGTTGTTGCTTGACACACGAGACAAACACCCTAATGTTACCTGCTGTTGATTTAGTAATTGGATTCAAATCTAGCAATATGTTTATGTGTTCGTTTGTTATTTTGTACTCATTGTCGTAACGATCCTTTAGCAACGTTTTGGCCTCTGTATAACTTTCAGATTGCAAAGGTAAATTTTTGATAAGATCAAAAGGCTCATCTTTCAAAAAActacgtaaataaaatagtttttgtacGTCTTGTAGGCTGGAATTTCGATCTACTAATGCGTTAAATAATTCTATGAAGGGTTTGTACTcggagtacttacctacaaagaTCGGAACATTTATTTCAGGCAGCTTCGTTGCCATGGTTTGCAGCGGGGGAGGGCTAACCACCTGGTTATCATCTAACTTTTGCATTAAGCGTTTTATCAGAGTTAGTGTTTCCAAGTATTTGGTTTCAACAGCGTCACAGTCGTCCGCGTCTGGATTAAGCGCACATATCTCCAAGTTAAGTTTTTCAAATCTGTCAAACGTAGCCCTCAACCTCTCCTCCTTTATGGAAAGGCACTGGCGATCGAGTTCCGCGCCATCAGTGTcacgaaaataattaaaatgttttgtcaAAACGCCCTTCTGAGAGGCACGTTTGCGTAAAAGACCTTCTAGAGCCTTTGGGCTGTTATCACTATCCGAATCAGACATAATGATAAAACAAACACTTTATGATGACTTAGAAACTAAGTACACTTGCTAAATACGctacaattacaaaataaaatatttgtaacagGCTAGTTACGCTATACGTGTTgtcgagaaaaaaaatatggcgtCGTCGACAAAAAAATTGGGCGTTTCCGGAAGTATTCGAAGCTCTGCAGAGTCCCCTGGTGACGATCGCGAGTAACAGTATTATACGCGCGAGTCTTCAAACGAACCAATAAATCGATCTGTATCACAGACACAGTTGCCCGCCGATTTTCAAATCGGCCAATAGGAGCGACTGCAAGTGACAGACGTAGTACATCAGCGCCACAGTGGTGAGTAGCGAGACCTCGTTGGTTACCGCCCTGTTGTCACGTGTCGTGGAGCGCGCCAATGGGAAGGCGCGAAAGCGACGCGTTGGTGTGACGTAGCTGTGACGTAGCAGCAATCAGCGCCGCTGTGGCTAGTGGCGAGTAGCTGAATCTTGCCTTGTAATGACGTCACGCCGAAACGCACCATCGAAACCGGAAACACGTATGCTAGGTATGGAATGACTAGCACTTTTGATGTGGGATGCCTAAATAAATACGATACTTGATTTTGGGCAATCTCCTCTCGAATGCTTCTTCTATGTGTATGATGGCGAAGTGTAGATCACGACGAAACCTGTTGTTGTGTCCGGCGATATTGCTGACGACGAAGTAGTTCGCGGGCGAGAAAGTTCAAACCTCACGAAATCACAGTTCTTTCTGAACAACAAATGTCTGCTCGGCACAAATTCACTCGCGGGCCCTTGTGATGCGAAGGACCATGTTTAACTTTCGATAGGGTGCTGGTAAATAAGACAAAAGCCCGAAGTTTAGAGAATCGCGTGTAATGTTCACCATTAGAAAAAGGAGAGTGTTTTACAGTATTGccatactaaaataataattaaaaaactaaaatgttggggatgccaacaccATTTGAGAATGGAACGTGTTAAAGAAAACACAATATCTGTCGATTTTATGCAGCTGAACGTGTCGTATATTTCTTGACCGTCCTCAGTCCAACACTGAAGCTATCCAAACCATTGTTTTTGTAGTTCAATGTCAATGACAACGGCTGTAATAATATAGCATGTTGTTGTCTGTTGATTTACAGCAGACGTCCAACTTCTGAAGTAAAGTCTGACTTACCGCTTCTGAAGACAAATCGAGCGGAGAATTCCGGGGTTTGTAATCTAGATGCAGTCGTTTATACACCAGTCCTGGGGCGGATTGAAACTTGAAAACTTAACTTTGAAGCTGGTTCTGAGAATCAACATTATATTTGCCGATTTTGGCTTCAAAAACTGCTACTTtcattgataataattattattatgactcttattataataatatctaaatttcctttgtattttaaagcaatacaAACTGTTTTCTGAAAATTAAGAGCTTTGTTGGGAcatggtcctgtggtttaccgacttgcttctcaaacggtgagcaccgtattaatttatcttaagtgcagttttcacgaaCACGGCTCGACCATTATCACGCTAGCTGGTCTAAAACAAAGCacagtgaagtgtgggtacttagttcatcttatgatggatgtaacctctgactaccccaacttggatacagtcgtgagcgtAAATTATACTGTGGATCACTGTACCTTTTTGTTTGTGTACCTTCATCAACAATTTCATTACGGGCAAGCTAGGCCATTCATAGTTTTGTATAAAGCCACATTAGTAATTAAAATCGTCTGGCCTTTGGTCTTGAACCTTATGACCGATAAAAGGTCACCTCACCCTTTTTTAAGGGACATAccatttttttaagtaacaaCTTTTTTCTTTAAGAAAAAGGAATAACATACTTTatgttcagtacaattaagttTCAGTTAAACGTGTATATTAGTGTTATTGTATAGACAATATTAATTAAGTCCGTCTTCCAAAAGTCAGTATCCGGTGTCagaatatcaactcagaatcatggtataaacttttcgttacgatgtcactaacaccctgtatttaacaGATTATTACACTTAGTTTATGgtactttatgtaaataataattgcttATTAGCTTGTATGCTAGATCGTAACTTTATGAAgcatatacaggttgttagtgtattcagaccatcattctgagttgatatgaagtggatttttccgtcgcaaaagtatggaactgaaaagatataaaaaagacacttatatttttatgaattttcggCCGGAAATAAAATTCTGCTTAGTATTTATtcattgactcagaatcatggtctggatcacccccctcagtattcgttacgatgtcactaacgccctgtatttaagtactttaatgctaattaaaacacataataacgggttcttaccgcgtttaaatggggatatgagactcccgatattaacgcggtaagaacccgttattatgtgttttaattatgataataaccgcgtaaacttaaaacaatgtatagctTTAatgctatatttaaataataaaataaaattcatttctACATAATCCCTTAAcatctcatcatcagcccattgcagtccactgctggacataggtcTCTCCCAAGGCGCGCCCAAAGCCCTATCTTCAGCTTTACGTATCCAGTCGCTTCCAGCCACTTTCTGCAAGTCGTCCCGCCATCTTgccacgtgataaaatgttcgatcgattcaatatttttttcgaaatcgataaggttgtttttttccctaacatgcgtgccacgtgattttgatCGTATTTTAACAGAACGACTTATTtggtgctattttttttttattggagaCAAAAAGCAACAGTACATTAATTAAGGTTGTACATTAGCAGTAGGTTGTTAACAACTTAATATgtgcaccaatcgacaaaacgacatacttatatcgtcagaatcgataaaatgactgtgacaaaattttatcacgttacgaatgttagccctactgaacACGCTTTCACCAACAGTCCCTTAACAtctaacattataaaattgttctGACGCAAACCTACATTCATAATTATTGAATAACAACCTCACTACATTAAATAAACACGAAATCACAGACGTAGTAATTAAGCCGAAGTAAATTATTGAACTAAACTACTTTTATGCCTAAGAAATAACTACTTCCATTCAAcctgataattaattaataatcgtCGACTTAtactgaaaaccacgtaaacatcttttaaaaaaataacatttcaatGTGATTCATCAAAATCTAGTAAggagtctcaatttttaccccgactgaaatttattgaaaaaaatggaggttttgttgaagaaaatcacatcaatgaatgtgattaaaaaataaatgaaccaTGGTATTAGgattttaaaacaacatttgACCTTATGACTACTTTTTTGAAGGTTTTATTCCTCGTTCGTCCTGAAGTTTGgtcccacattccaaaaaattctTAGTTCGTCCCATATCAATTTCGAAGTCTTGCTTCGTcccaaattataagtaggtactttaaaggtatagtcaacaaaaaagaatacttacttacttatttttttaaagttaaataccaataaaacaagtcttatcattaaaatataaatcacttttattattcagtatcacattcaaaatcacagaaattttatgttataataattttaaataaatacagaacagTCAGATCTATGAGAAACAATAATTaggcaatatttacaattaaaaatataaaaaaatgatttattaagttttattataataaaataataccagtaatatttaaaataataggtaatccttttttgctgattgtacaatatagtaagtttggcatataaaaaaaaacaagggccgtataaggaatacaaaatgggacgaagtaggaataaaatatttaaaattttattttgggACGAAGGAAGAATATTGTTCGGGACGACATAggaattttttatgtgggacaaaactcagtgggacaaacgaagaataaatcTTTTGAAGCCCAGTCcagatggtagaacgcttgcctctcactttgaggtcgcagattctaatccagctcaggcctaaaccaaatatttattgccaaaatttgttttcaaattcatgcttggatcataaattattatcacgtgctcagcggtgaagaaaaacatcgtgaggaaccccACAATTCCAAGCAATGAATTTTcataggtatgtgacctaacctggctggttttcccttcgcgagccggaaggtcagacaggcagtagcttctgtaaaagaaccggacctgtcaaacttgaggttaggtaagcggaccctgtgaaaaacgaggtaatgctagggagataattcGACCTTATGACTTTAATGAAATCTGAAACCTTCTTGAATTTAGGTGTCCTGATTTTCACACGGAATATGAACGATGGGCGTCAAGTCGTTattcccggttactaattactagTTAAAATACGTAggcgttacataagccatgctAGTGGCTTTTGGCGGCGCGCGCAATaacaaccctaacaccaggattgctgaggttagtaatccacctcataatccacacgacaTAAGAAGCAAAATGATTCACCAATCTGTGTAAAATATTTTCGCAGATTGCCCAGTTTATGCCGGTAATAGAGGTAGAAAACGTTGATGGTGgtgataaaaaagaaatatcagCAATTAAATGAAGGAAAACGTAACCATTACTGTATATTAGAAAATTGTCGTtggaaatattgttattatgaaaatacaattttatgttGCGTGAAACGGTTTATTAGTCGTAGATTTAGAGATTTACTGGAGtgctaagtaaaaataaatagatatgaTTAAACATAACGACCAGTTCACTACAATCAgttgagttatgtcaggggcctttggcggctcaatagtagtaacacgagggttgatggggttggtaatccacgtcacaacccatacgagagaagaagaagaagaagaagtacttcTTCAATGCGCGGTGCgatttagatctgtcaaagaaCGGCAGCTAGTGTTGTAACGTTcgttagcatagtgatgtatctaTTGAGATTAGGCCGAAcgattcttttcttttttatatgtgtgtgtgtataaagaTACATGCACATAcctacgcacacacacacacatttgtatcaaaattgtcttctaattacttgAATCTTTAACTTTTGATAATAAAGTCCAGAGACAGGTAGATGATTATGCGTATGATGAATCTATGTtagtatgtaaaaaaatacaaactaaTACATTTGTCACAGatacataatatacttatgtaTTTCGATTAGGTACCGTAGGGTTTATCGCATTCTGTTCCCTCAAGAACACGTATAGCAGATTTTTAACAATCCAGTGTAAGCGCCATTTATTTAAAGGGCCAGCCGCCATTTTGGCGCCGGCATTTTGATTTATTCCCAACATTTGTCAGTGTTGTAGATGTATCATAATATATGCATGTGGTCGCCATCCATTTTCATGGCAAAGAAAAATGTTGCACATTCCCTTATGAGGTCGCCGCAAATGGAGAGGTCAAGCTTTTTTTAAGTCAGATGATCAGAAGTAATTTGGCGCGTTCCTAGCGCCATTatgttttcattttgttttgttttcggcTGCGATCTTGAGGCAAAGGGTTGATCGCTTACAGCCTTAGAGAATTGATCATATTATTAAGCACTTATAAAATGTTGGACTAAGAAGAGCTTTTTCATAGCACTTAAATAATGCTTAGTATTTTTTCaaccattttgtattttaagttaatacGGTTTTAGTGTAAGTAAATGTAAAACTCTATCAAAACAAAATTCAAGTCTCGTAATCTCTGTCTATCTACataatttcttataaaaaaattaaaaattctagtTACATGGTAAATTACTTTTATTCTTTTCTAGTAAAACGCgtatttcttttataaaatcGAAACGAAAAATTCTTTCAAAACATTAAAAATCAAGGTTGGAATGATCATTAAACAAAAACCATGACTCACGCTATGTTCCAAAGGGGTTGTTCACTAAATATCGTGTCAATCACACATTAGAAAACCTGTTTCTATCGGTTTACACGCTACTAGCAGAGCTACTACATTCTATATGGAATTACAGAGAGGTTTAGTCATCGTTAGATTTTGGCTGGAAGTGACAGTATACCACTCAAATACACTACTAGAGATGGGTCAGTAAACAGTGCTGTGCCGCTGTAGTAAAAAGGAGCaagagttatgtaaaaagagctttctTAGCCTTTAGACGGATAGGATCATAgtgcaagaaagaacaattgGAAAAAAAGCAGCCAGGGTCCTTACTACAACAAGAACATTTCTGGGAACAATATGTATCACTAGAATATCGCATCCCCGCATCGTATCGTATCCTCAACGAATAAAGAACGCATGTTATTAATGAAAGTGTGTATATTTGTTACAATTCCACATGTTAataggtacggtcacaagcaataatatgtatacactttggtaccatgtcacattaacttttttgacaaattgaactgtaagtctcacacagacagagtcctaaagtgggtacattatattgctcacgactgtactaAACCTATTATGAAATTTTGCACCTGTtgttaagttttataaaaaagaCCTCCGAAGGTAGGAAAAAAGTGTTCTGAAAACAATTTAACGGTCGTACATAGAAGTCGTTATCGCAAACAATAGctagattaaaataaattaactttttataaaGTGGATATCACACCCTAACAAAGAATCATGACTCTGCAATGGCGGTCGCCGCAAAGCGttgaattatggcgttgacagcgactcccccagagattcccgctacggcgagtctctttacgacGAGTGGCTTGACATCGTGTCTGTTATttgcatgtacagttcaaaacacaattttaatcacattgttttttCCACTGACGTGATACGCTCATCTTTCATGTCATAAAACAACTTTGCGCTCCCACTACGCtcttcaaacaaacaaaaagtgcACTTCCAGCATAAACTTAGCCCCTTCTAATGTTTAAACGATAAAATAGCAGAACGCATGTAGTTACGAGAAATGGTAGAAAATCGTCGACTCATTGCTACCACAACTACCTGTTCATAATAAATGCCATTTATACGATTTTACGGTTTTAATTGTCGTACATTTTTACCATCGGAAATGAAAGAATTTTTGTTGATGGGACTCCAAAGGGGTTTAGTAAGTGCCTATTATTATGAACGTTTACGCCAAGGGTGGAAGTGTTGGCGTAATTTCAGACTTATTAGGGAGCGCAAGCGGTCGAAAATAATTAAACCATTAACTTTATATATGATATATAGGGACGCGAACTAGGAAACACTAGAACTTGCAAACCAGGGAAATATTTAAGAATTGTtgagagtgagtgagtgagtgaactCTCcaaccgatttcggccatggcgaccacttcgactcttaattattgagaacagaagaggcaagatgactGGACAGTTAAAATAAGACACGATGGAATTTATGGAAAACGTCATAAAAGGGAagttagaaggaaagagaggaaaggaaAGACAAATAAGAGcgtacatggaacaaattagaGTGAAGGCGTACGTCATATCTTATAaggaagaatagaatagaaatagatcTGTCATCGTTATATTGGACCAACATTAGTTCTTTAACAAATGTAAATGACATGGTCACTATCTACAGCGAAATGATTTTATACTTGTTCGATATCCATGCTCCCGTCAAAACCCGTACCTGGATAATATAGGATAACAATAAGAATGAAACAAAagcatggctcttaaaataattttattataatgataagGAACGTGGACTAGGTAGTGAGCCTGATAATGGCATAAAGTGATCTAAAAATTTGACTCGGTAGTGTAATGTTTAACATCTTCGTTGCGGTTGACAAGAGCTGCTTCTGAATTGCTTGATTctgcttttacttttttttcatttttgtttcctTCTCTGTAGATACCTGTACGGTACTAGGTGCACCGAACTTGTATATGTTGGATTGTAGCACTGTTGTGGGTCCACTAATGTACAACTTTAATAACACGCACTGATTGTTactgttaataataatttttttgttaattaaatgGAGGAGCCCAATGTCGTCGTTGTAAGAGTTGGTAGCAGAGAGCGAGAAACAGATATtgccatattaaaatataacaaaaaaaagtaaatttgttgGGTTGCCAACAAATACCTTCTTAATTATTCTGTGTCCAGACAATGTTAATGGTTGTGTTTCTGTGGCGTCctaaaatttttatttcattccCTAAAGCACCCTTAAGTCAAGAAGGTATATTTCCACTAACGTAGTCATTTTTATCAACCCCCGAAACACCTTTTGTCTCGTCTAGGATTATATAGAGGGGATTATGTTCTACGAAATATGAAGTGTAGTCGACATAGTGTAGTATAATCTTGGTGATATTAAATCCCTAAATCTCTGGCTGGGTGCATTATTACATTGTCTAAAAACATAATGGCGTCCTCTTCTCTCTTGGTATAAAATatcgcgctacactgcagctgtacaaatgtaccatatcctttgccgaaggttgtctggaagagatcgctcttagcgataaggccgcctttgtccACCtcagaataagtttatcctgtattttttttgtaaatttgtgtgcaataaagtgttatactaagtgttttacttttttaaggccggtcataggatgggtgaccacaaaaaaaaagttttcatctcgagctcctccgtgcttcggaatgcacgttaagccgttggtcccggctgtattagcagtcgttaataaccaccaatccgcactgggcccgcgtggtggtttaaggcccgatctccctatccatccatagagaaggcccgtgccccagcagtggggatgttaatgggctggtgatgatgaaagtgttttactattattattattatatcagttGCGGGTCGTTTTATTCATTATGTATGGCTCAGCCTACCCCAATAGTGATTAATCggttatatataacataacatagcatcacacctgtaaCTTTGAAAAGGTAGACAGAGGGGTATGTAATACACCTtgccagatatgtttaagtcccatgtaatatagGCGAGTTTATTGCCTTTAACCGGGCAGCATATTAACCTAGAAATCCTACTTCACTTCCTCACAATCTGGGACGTATTGGAGAAGAATTTCCGGGTATTTTTCGCTCGGAAATACTACTCCAGTTCGTCTCGGCCGGCATTAAACTAGCATTTCTAAATACGGAACCGGGCACAAAAGTGACATTTCTTTGACGAAAAGCTGTAACTACTAAATTTTTCAGACTCCCAATTCTAATTTCACATTTGGTTAATTAATGTATGTCTCTTTTTTAGAACTATAATGTAAAACGTTACTTTTTAACGATGTTTATCacatgttcagcggtgaaggaaactcacattcccgagaaattcgtttcgtaggtaagtatttgtgacctaacctgtattgggctggtttctccttcgcgggttg includes the following:
- the LOC126373385 gene encoding uncharacterized protein LOC126373385, whose amino-acid sequence is MSDSDSDNSPKALEGLLRKRASQKGVLTKHFNYFRDTDGAELDRQCLSIKEERLRATFDRFEKLNLEICALNPDADDCDAVETKYLETLTLIKRLMQKLDDNQVVSPPPLQTMATKLPEINVPIFVERRALALENAERTQVQFPVSKAAHTVTVKDVAGATVKSAPPPLACTLCAVAV